The sequence below is a genomic window from Sandaracinaceae bacterium.
GTGATGGCGGGCGCGTCGAAGACGCTGGAGCGGCCGCCGATGAAGCTGGACCCGCGGGTGTGGCCCGAGAGGTCGACCTTGCGGTTCGGCATGGTGCCCGCGCTGGATCGGCTGCTCGGTACGGAGCACACGGTCTACACGCTGCGGAAGATGCGCGAGGAGGCCGAGCGCGCCTACGCGGAGAAGCGGAAGCGGCCCGTGCTCGGCGCGCGTCGCCTGCTGCGCCAGCACCCGTGGGCGGAGCCGGCGGCGCCGCGGAAGAAGCGCAAGGGCCCCCCGCCGACCTTCATGGTCGTGGACGACGACGAGCTGCAGGCGCTCTGCGAGAAGGAGACGAGGTACTTCGGCGACGCGCACGAATCGGCGCGGAAGAGCCGGCTCCGCGGCGAAGAGGCGGTCTTCCCCGCGGGGACCTACCTGATGAAGGTCCAGCACAACGCCCCGGTGGAGGACCCGCTGGACGACGCGGTCCTGGCCGTGTGGGAGACCTTCGAGGACATGCCGAGCCGGATTACGGCCGAGGAGCGGCACGCGCTGACGCGGGTGGTCCGCCGGTACGCGCGCGAGATCGACGAGGAGGCGATGGAGGACTCGCTGGCCGTTCGGCTCGAGGCGACGCAGGAGAGCACGGTGGACCGGTTCGAGTCGCCGCGGGTCTCGACGGAGGGCCCGGACGTGCCGAAGAAGCTGGTGACTCTCCGCACCGTCGGGCGGCCTCGCGACCCAGATCCCTCGGTCCAGCGCGACGCGCGGTCGACCGACGAGCCTCCCGACCCAACGAGCGACAGCTAGGTCTCCGCGCGGCTCGATGACGACTCGGGCCGCGCACACCTGCGTCCGCGGTACGGGCGGGCCACCCGATGTGAGCTGAACGCGGGCGAACTCGCCGCGTTCGAGCCCCGAGATGGCTCTCACGTCAGCCGAACGCGAGCGCACAGGCCGAGACTCCGCGAGGTCATCACCGGGCGGGCGTCTGAGGTGCTGGCTCACGCCGATCACCCGGCATGGAGCCAAGAGCACCCGGCATGGATCGCCCCGCATCCGGGTCGGCCACCAGCGGCGGGCGCACGAGCGTGCGTTTTCCGCCGGTGCGTTGATCGGCCGTTCCGCCGATCGTAGACTGATCGCCCGTTCAGTAGCGAGGCGCCAGGTGGCGCATCGCGCTGGAGACGTGCGTCCGATGTACCGATGGCCGCTCCCGCTCGAACCCTGGAGACCCTGCGCGCCGCGCTCCGTGAGCGCTTCGGCGCCGAGATCGATCCCGGGCTCCGCGACCGCGCCCGCAGCGGTGTGGCGATGCCGAGCGGCTGGACCGCGGTGGATCGCGCGCTCGACGGAGGGCTACGCCCGGGGCGGAGCGCGGCCATCGAAGGCAGCCCCGGAGCAGGGAGCCTGGCGCTCGCCGCCAGCTGGGCGGCCGAGGTCTGCAAGCGCGCCGAGCCCGTCTTCGTGCTCGACCCCTCCGGCACCGCGCTGCCCCACGCGTGGATCGAGCCGGAGGAGGCGCGCGCGCCGATCTGGATCGCGCGCGTCGGCGGCGGGGAGCTCTGGCCGGCCCTCGACATCGCGCTCCGCTCGGGCGCGTTCGGGCTCGCGGTGCTGCTCGAGCCGTCGCACGCCCCGCCGGGCGTCGGCCTCCGGATCAAGCGGCTCGCGCAGTCGCACGGCGCTCGCGTGGTGCTCACGCACTGGCCCGGGCACCCGCCGCCGTGGACGCCGAGTCACCGCGTCCGCCTCGCCGCGGGGTCGGTGCGCTGGGTGTCGGGCCCGACGGGCTCGGTGCCGGTCGAGCGCGATCTGGAAGTGAGCTGTGATGCGGAGCGAGAAGAGACACGACGATCGCACGAGGTCTTCACCGATCGCATGCATCCTGCTCCCCTCGCTCCCGATCGTCGCGCATCATCCGGGCGCGGCGGGCGAAAGCGGAGAGCGAGGTAGGGCCGTCCACACGGGGCGCGGGACCGCGGCGCGGATCCGCTGGTGTGGCGCGACGGCGTCGAGCGCGGGCGTGCGGGCAGGTCAGACCCTCGCCGCGGCGCGCGCGCGCTGCGCGAGCCTCGACAGCCGCATGTTCGACCCGGACACGCTGGCGCGCGCGCGGCGCGAAGTCGTCGCAGCGCTCGTCACCCTGACCCCGCGCGTGGCGCCCGCGGGAGACACGCGCTTCTGGGCCGAGCCCGCCCCACTCGGCGAGCCGCTCGAGCGCTGGGCGGAGGCGGTGACGCAGGCGCTCGGGGCCTGGGGCGAGGCGCGGGTCGGCGTCGGCGAGTGGGCCGCGCTCGCCTACGCGGCGGCGCTCGACGGCGCGCTCGTGGGCACCCCGGAGCAGCTCGATCGGGCCCCGCTCGCGACGCTCGAGCTCGACGCGGACGCCATCGAGACGCTGCGAAGCCTGGGCGTGCGTGACGTCGCGGCGCTGAAGCGGCTCGGCCCAGTGGAGCTGGGCGCGCGGCTCGGGCCCGCGGTGGCCGACGCGCGGCGGCGCGCGAGCGGGGAGGATCCTCGGATCCCCTGGACGCCACGCGCGGACGACGCCCCGCACGTGGAGGTGGTGTTCGACGAGGAGCTGGACCGGCTCGAGCCGCTGCTGTTCCTGCTCCGGCCCGCGCTGGCGCAGCTGCTCCGCGATCCGGTGGGCCGCGGCGAGGGCGTGACCGATCTCCGGCTCCGGCTGAGCCGCGAGCGCGGCGAAGACCTCCACGTCCACGTCCGCAGCGCACACCCCATCGGCGATCCCGCCACGCTGCTGGAGCTGGTGCGAGCGCGGCTCGAGGCGCGCCCCGATCCCACGGACGAAGACGGAACGCGCGACTTCCTGAAGGGCTTCGCGATCACCGCGCTGGAGCGCACGCCGCTCGGTGACCGCACGGGAGATCTCTTCGGCGAGCAGGCCCGCGATCCTGCCGCGCGAGAGGTCGCGCTCGCCCGCCTCGCGAGCCGGTTCGGCGACGTCCTCGCGCGCGCCACCCGGGTCGAGAGCGCCAGCCCCATCGCCCGGGCAGCGTGGACCGACGGCGAGCCCGCGCGCGGGCCCTCTCACCCGTGGCGCCGTCAGGATCCGCCCGCCCCGATGCGCGGCGACGCGGTACACCTCTTCGGTCGCCCGCGGCGCGTCCTTCAGCTGTCTCGGATCGAGCGCGCCCTGGCGCCCTGGTGGGACGATGGCGCGCTCCGGGTCGACCGCCTCGCGTGGGCGGAGGTGGAGGGCCCCTTGCTCGTGCTCCTGCGAGAGCGGCGCGACGTCACCCCCGCTCGCTGGGAGGCCATCGCGTGGCTCGACTGACGCGCTACTCGGCGGCCTCGACCTGTCCGACGCCGGCGTCGGGCGGGTCGACCATCACGCGGTTTCGACCCGAGGTCTTCGCCATGTACATCGCCCGGTCGGCGCGATCGACGACTCCGTCCATGTCCTCGTTCGGCGCGAGCGCGGCGACGCCGAAGCTGGCCGTGACGGGGATCGGCTCACCCGCCTCGTCCACCACACGCAAGGCCTCCATCGCAGCGCGCACCCGCTCCGCCACCACCACTCCGCCCCCGCAGTCCGTCGAGCTGAGGAGAATGACGAATTCCTCACCACCCCAGCGCGCGCAGACGTCGGACTCGCGCGCGAGGCTCGAGAGCAGCTCGCCGACCGTCTTCAGCACACGATCCCCCATCGCGTGGCCCTGGTTGTCGTTGATGCTCTTGAAGTGGTCGATGTCGAAGAGCACGACCGACAGCGGGTCGCCGTGCCGCTGCGCGCGCGCCAGCTCCCGCCGGGCCGCCTCGGCGAACGCGCGCCGGTTGTAGAGGCCGGTCAGCGCGTCCACGGTCGCGAGCCTCCGCGACTCCTCCACCAGGGTCGCGGTGCGCAGCGGGCCACCGAGCTCCCGCGCGAGGATCTCGAGCAGCGCGGCGTCCTCGCGCTCGGAGGCCGCGCGCGGCGCGAGCGCGATGGCGCCGAGTCGCGTGTCGCCGAACGTGATCGGTCGGACGAGCGGCGCGGGACCGTCGAGATCGCTCGCCGGGTCCTCGTCTTCGATGAGGTTGAAGCGGGTGTCGGCCGACACCTCGAGCGCGGCGATCGCCTCCTCGAGCGCGCGACGCGACTGCCCGGGCTGCGCATGCACGCCCCCTCGCACCGGCGCGTCGGTGACGACCGAGAGCCAGCGGTAGGTCGTGACCTGCGAGACGAACTGCGCGAACAGATCGAAGAGCGTGTCGAAGGACTCGCAGATCGCGAGCTTGCGCACCTCGGCCGCGATGACGGAGTCGAAGAGCGCCGCGTCGAGGCACTGCGCGATCCGATCGCGGACGCTGACGTCGCAGGAGAGCGCCATGAAGAAGTCGTCTTCTTCCGGCGACTGCTCGAAGCCGCGGTTCATCGCCCGGACGAGGTCGCCCATGCGCCCCTTGATCACGTACGCGAGCGCGCCCGTCTGCTCGGCCCAGAAGCGGTTCCGGTGGCCCTCGTCGCCGCGCAAGATCACGGGCACGTCCGACGTCGCGGGCTCTGCCTTGAGCAGGCGACAGAGCTGCGCGCCCGAGATGCTCGGCATCGACAGGTCCGCGATCACCGCGCTCGGCGGCCGCTCGAGCGCCTCGTGCGCTCCCTGCACGCCGTCGTTGGCGGTCGCCACGTCGTATCCGAGCGTGCGCAGCCGCACCGCGAGCGCTTCACGAGGGCCCTCTTCGGGGTCGATCAGGAGAATCCGACGCTTTGCCGACATCCCCTCCTGAATCGGCGTCCTCGAGGAAGACTTGAGTATCCTGGGCCACCGAATGGCCCACGTCGTGACGCACCGCCGCCACCCGGACGCGCTCCGACTCCTGCTCGGGGCCGGCCATGGCAAGTGGGCACACGGTCACGCGCGCCGGAAGCTGTCCTTCATGCCGAACGTGGCCGAGGAGGGAGAGCGCGGCGTGGCATTCGTCTGCGACTCGGCGGGCGCGATCGCGATGATGTCACTCGAGCACCTCGTGGTCCGGTCCGTCGACGGCGTGCCTCCCGCCCGCGCGGTCGAGCGGGGCAGTCGGAGCGCGGTGGTCCTCGACGCCGGCGGCCGGTCGACGCTGTTCCTCGGCGCCGCGCTCGCGTCCTGGGACAGCGCGACGAGCCGAGGCACGTCGGCGAAGCTCGCCGAGCTCCGGGACGGCGACGCCCGGTGGCGAGAGGCCGATCGCGCCATCGTCCGGTCCCTCGGCGGGGCGTCGCCTCGGCGCGCGCTCGAGCCGGGGGAGCACGGCATCTCGTCGCGCGTCGTCCTCCGCACCCGCGGCGGCGCTCGGCACGCCGTGCTCGACCTCGGTCTGGACGTGAGCGAGCGAGCGCCAGACCGCGCCCTGCTACGACCGAAGCCCACCCGTCAGGTCCATCAGGGCGCCTTC
It includes:
- a CDS encoding diguanylate cyclase, whose protein sequence is MSAKRRILLIDPEEGPREALAVRLRTLGYDVATANDGVQGAHEALERPPSAVIADLSMPSISGAQLCRLLKAEPATSDVPVILRGDEGHRNRFWAEQTGALAYVIKGRMGDLVRAMNRGFEQSPEEDDFFMALSCDVSVRDRIAQCLDAALFDSVIAAEVRKLAICESFDTLFDLFAQFVSQVTTYRWLSVVTDAPVRGGVHAQPGQSRRALEEAIAALEVSADTRFNLIEDEDPASDLDGPAPLVRPITFGDTRLGAIALAPRAASEREDAALLEILARELGGPLRTATLVEESRRLATVDALTGLYNRRAFAEAARRELARAQRHGDPLSVVLFDIDHFKSINDNQGHAMGDRVLKTVGELLSSLARESDVCARWGGEEFVILLSSTDCGGGVVVAERVRAAMEALRVVDEAGEPIPVTASFGVAALAPNEDMDGVVDRADRAMYMAKTSGRNRVMVDPPDAGVGQVEAAE